A region from the Inhella inkyongensis genome encodes:
- a CDS encoding AMP-dependent synthetase/ligase produces MAALWDLCARAEAPRHELPGETVPALFWAGVQARGDQTWLREKRLGLWQAWTWKAAGEAVREMALGLDRLDLPHQAVVGILANTRLEWLLADLAIQSAGCVANGIYPTDAASQVAYLCADSQTQALFVEDDEQLDKVLEVRAELPHLRWIVVMDTRGLQHFSDPGVMSLSELRRLGSQHPAPARFEQRLQALRPDHLGILVYTSGTTGKPKGAMHLQQGLVAALRGASRNIAQRSSDERLCFLPLCHIAERMIGAYSALLTGARLNFVERPETFAENLREVAPHLLFAVPRVWEKLYSGASLAVAEAGPVSRAFYAWAIHVGHEVAQRVLAAERPKPLLRLRYRLADWLVLGAVRRALGLQRARLLISGAAPIAPDLIRWYLALGLPMVEGWGMTETCAHGTLSLPWDMRPGTVGPASPGVEMKVDESSGELLTRGPHLFAGYLNRPEASSAAFDAQGWFRTGDVGRLEPYGHFRITDRMKDIIITAGGKNITPSEIENQLKFSPYITDAVVIGDRRPYLTALIMIDQDMVERFAQEQDLAFAGFAGLTRAPEVRALIAKEVDRVNAEFARVEQIKDFRLLDTQLSAEDEELTPTMKLKRSLVQKKYAALIEAMY; encoded by the coding sequence ATGGCGGCGCTCTGGGATCTGTGCGCGCGGGCTGAGGCCCCACGGCATGAACTGCCGGGCGAAACCGTACCCGCCCTGTTCTGGGCCGGCGTGCAGGCGCGCGGCGACCAGACTTGGTTGCGGGAAAAGCGCCTGGGTCTGTGGCAGGCCTGGACCTGGAAGGCGGCGGGTGAAGCCGTGCGCGAAATGGCGCTGGGCCTGGATCGCCTTGACCTGCCCCATCAGGCGGTGGTCGGCATCTTGGCAAACACTCGGTTGGAGTGGCTGCTGGCTGACCTGGCGATTCAGAGCGCGGGCTGTGTGGCCAACGGCATCTACCCCACGGATGCGGCCAGCCAAGTCGCCTACCTTTGTGCGGACTCGCAGACGCAGGCGCTGTTCGTCGAAGATGACGAGCAACTGGACAAGGTGCTTGAGGTGCGGGCCGAGTTGCCGCACCTGCGCTGGATCGTGGTCATGGACACCCGGGGCCTGCAGCATTTTTCAGACCCCGGTGTGATGAGCCTGAGTGAGTTGCGGCGGCTCGGAAGTCAGCATCCCGCTCCAGCCCGGTTTGAGCAAAGGCTGCAGGCCCTGCGTCCGGATCATCTTGGCATCCTGGTGTACACGAGTGGCACCACGGGCAAGCCCAAGGGCGCCATGCACCTTCAGCAGGGCCTGGTTGCCGCACTCCGAGGTGCGTCCCGCAATATTGCTCAGCGCAGCAGCGATGAGCGCTTGTGCTTCCTGCCGCTTTGCCACATTGCCGAACGGATGATTGGCGCTTACTCCGCGCTTCTGACCGGGGCGAGATTGAACTTTGTGGAGCGTCCAGAAACCTTTGCCGAAAACTTGCGCGAGGTGGCGCCCCATTTGTTGTTCGCGGTGCCCAGGGTGTGGGAGAAGCTCTACTCAGGGGCTTCTTTGGCGGTGGCCGAGGCCGGCCCCGTATCGCGCGCTTTCTATGCTTGGGCCATCCATGTGGGGCACGAAGTGGCGCAGCGGGTGTTGGCCGCGGAGCGACCGAAACCGCTATTGCGGCTGCGCTATCGATTGGCTGACTGGCTGGTGTTGGGCGCCGTCCGTCGGGCGTTGGGTTTGCAACGAGCGCGACTGCTCATCAGTGGCGCCGCCCCCATCGCCCCGGATTTGATCCGTTGGTACCTCGCTTTGGGTCTGCCGATGGTGGAAGGTTGGGGCATGACGGAGACCTGCGCACACGGCACGCTCAGCCTGCCATGGGATATGCGGCCCGGCACGGTGGGCCCGGCCAGCCCGGGCGTGGAGATGAAGGTGGATGAGAGCAGCGGGGAGCTGCTGACCCGTGGGCCCCATCTCTTCGCCGGCTATCTGAACCGTCCCGAGGCGAGCAGTGCCGCCTTTGACGCGCAGGGGTGGTTCCGTACCGGTGATGTGGGCCGCCTGGAGCCCTACGGGCATTTCCGTATCACCGACCGGATGAAAGACATCATCATCACCGCCGGCGGCAAGAACATCACGCCCAGCGAAATCGAAAACCAGCTGAAGTTCTCGCCCTACATCACGGATGCGGTTGTGATTGGCGATCGACGTCCCTACCTGACCGCATTGATCATGATCGACCAGGACATGGTGGAACGCTTTGCCCAGGAGCAGGATCTGGCGTTCGCTGGCTTTGCCGGGCTGACCCGCGCCCCGGAAGTGCGTGCTTTGATCGCAAAGGAAGTCGATCGGGTGAACGCGGAGTTCGCGCGGGTCGAGCAGATCAAGGACTTCCGCTTGCTTGACACTCAGCTGAGCGCTGAAGATGAAGAATTGACGCCGACGATGAAGCTAAAGCGCAGCTTGGTGCAGAAGAAGTACGCCGCGCTGATTGAAGCCATGTATTGA
- a CDS encoding ABC transporter substrate-binding protein, translated as MLASLTVSAQAQQGVSKTEIVIGSIQDFSGPLAGYGKQARNGMQLRADELNEQGGVHGRRIVLKFEDSGYDPKRAVLAAQKLVNQEKIFLMAGHVGTAHNLAAMPVQFERGVINFWPLTAAREMYEPFHKLKYSFAVPYYEQIRVMLPKLAKEQGAKKLCVHYQDDDFGLEVLRGAESATKAMGVELSEKTSFKRGATEFSSQVAKLKAAGCELVVLGTIIRETIGSIAEARKTGFAPTFLASSAAYTDLIHRLGGKAMDGLYAAMTTQHPYLDEASQPIRFWANKYKTKFSEDPTVFSAYGYLIIDGFIQAAQKAGPTLSTDSFIKAMDGMTFSSDIFGSAPASYSPTKRLGSAAARLSQIQEGRWRVVADYQKP; from the coding sequence ATGCTGGCCTCATTGACCGTGAGCGCGCAGGCCCAACAAGGCGTGAGCAAGACTGAAATCGTGATTGGCTCCATTCAGGACTTCTCCGGACCGCTGGCGGGTTATGGAAAGCAGGCCCGCAACGGCATGCAGCTGCGAGCCGATGAGCTCAACGAGCAGGGCGGAGTGCACGGCAGGCGAATCGTGCTCAAGTTCGAGGACTCCGGCTACGACCCCAAGCGTGCGGTTCTGGCGGCTCAAAAGCTCGTCAACCAAGAGAAGATCTTCTTGATGGCGGGTCATGTAGGGACAGCGCACAACCTGGCGGCCATGCCCGTTCAGTTTGAACGCGGCGTGATCAACTTCTGGCCGCTCACGGCTGCCCGGGAGATGTACGAGCCGTTTCACAAGCTCAAGTACTCGTTTGCCGTGCCCTATTACGAGCAGATCCGCGTGATGCTGCCCAAGTTGGCCAAGGAGCAGGGCGCCAAGAAGCTCTGCGTCCACTACCAGGACGACGACTTTGGGCTTGAGGTCCTGCGCGGGGCAGAGTCCGCCACCAAGGCGATGGGTGTGGAGTTATCCGAGAAGACGAGTTTCAAGCGCGGTGCGACCGAGTTCTCCTCGCAAGTGGCAAAGCTCAAGGCCGCTGGCTGTGAGTTGGTGGTGCTGGGCACCATCATTCGCGAGACCATCGGCAGCATTGCAGAGGCCCGCAAGACGGGCTTCGCCCCCACGTTCCTCGCCTCCAGCGCGGCCTATACCGACTTGATCCACCGCCTGGGCGGCAAGGCGATGGATGGCCTCTATGCCGCCATGACCACCCAGCACCCTTACCTTGACGAGGCCTCCCAACCCATCCGCTTCTGGGCCAACAAGTACAAGACCAAGTTCAGTGAGGATCCGACTGTGTTCTCCGCCTATGGCTACTTAATCATTGATGGCTTCATTCAAGCAGCCCAGAAGGCCGGGCCGACCTTGAGTACCGACAGCTTCATCAAGGCAATGGACGGGATGACCTTCTCCAGCGACATCTTTGGCTCCGCACCAGCCAGCTACTCCCCAACCAAGCGGCTCGGCAGTGCGGCGGCCCGGCTGTCTCAGATTCAAGAGGGGCGTTGGCGAGTCGTGGCTGACTACCAAAAGCCCTGA